In Paraburkholderia sprentiae WSM5005, a genomic segment contains:
- a CDS encoding winged helix-turn-helix transcriptional regulator, with product MSTAQNAIERFSRYQRQVGDAQPAHCAVRDVLDRIGDKWSMLVIMELATRSQRFSELHRAIPDISKRMLTQTLRDLQRDGLITRHVFPTSPPSVEYRLAPLGQSLLDPMAALIDWADRRYPDIDAARVRFDGASGDVRR from the coding sequence ATGAGCACCGCTCAGAATGCGATCGAGAGATTCAGCCGATATCAACGTCAGGTGGGCGACGCCCAGCCCGCACACTGCGCGGTTCGGGACGTGCTCGACCGCATCGGCGACAAATGGAGCATGCTCGTGATCATGGAGCTCGCGACGCGGTCGCAGCGCTTCAGTGAGCTTCACCGAGCCATCCCGGACATTTCCAAGCGCATGCTTACCCAGACGCTCCGCGATCTGCAGCGCGACGGACTCATCACCCGCCATGTTTTTCCCACCAGCCCGCCAAGCGTCGAATATCGTCTGGCACCACTAGGCCAATCGCTGTTGGACCCGATGGCGGCTCTCATCGATTGGGCCGATCGTCGTTATCCCGACATCGATGCCGCGCGCGTCCGCTTTGACGGCGCATCCGGTGATGTCCGGCGCTAG
- a CDS encoding NmrA family NAD(P)-binding protein gives MFLVMGITGRVGGATAQHLLAQTRKVRALVRNREKAANWADQGVELVDGDRNDAAAVERALEGVEGAFVMLPAVWAPSPDFREAKSVIANYVEALTRAAPPRVVVLSSMGANRTSGLGMITALSLLEQGLRHLPLPIAHVRAGGFFENFLYGLHVAQGGTLPVYYTPTSRKSTMVATDDIGAEVATLLTGPAWSGHRVVELGSMVSADEVAAQLGEVLQRDVKAFAIPRAGWPAAFEQFGVPKGRTGPAEAMFDAVNAGWMDLGVAGTEHVAGTTSPRDVFAAAHKATTA, from the coding sequence ATGTTTTTGGTAATGGGAATTACGGGACGCGTAGGCGGCGCAACGGCCCAACATCTGTTAGCGCAAACCAGGAAAGTACGGGCGTTGGTCCGCAATCGCGAGAAGGCTGCGAATTGGGCGGATCAAGGTGTGGAACTTGTCGACGGCGATCGGAATGATGCGGCCGCCGTAGAGAGGGCGCTCGAAGGGGTGGAAGGTGCATTTGTCATGCTGCCAGCTGTCTGGGCACCCTCGCCTGATTTCAGGGAAGCAAAGAGCGTAATCGCGAACTATGTCGAGGCGCTGACCCGGGCAGCGCCGCCGCGGGTCGTTGTGCTGTCGTCGATGGGAGCGAACAGAACCAGCGGGCTGGGTATGATCACGGCCCTGTCGCTTCTCGAGCAGGGACTGCGCCACCTGCCGTTGCCGATCGCCCATGTGCGAGCTGGCGGGTTTTTCGAGAACTTCCTTTACGGCTTGCACGTCGCCCAGGGCGGCACGCTACCCGTCTACTACACCCCGACGAGTCGGAAGTCGACCATGGTCGCGACCGACGATATCGGCGCCGAGGTGGCGACGCTGCTCACCGGGCCGGCGTGGTCCGGGCATCGCGTCGTCGAGCTTGGCTCGATGGTCAGCGCGGACGAGGTCGCAGCCCAGCTGGGCGAAGTCTTGCAGCGCGACGTCAAGGCCTTTGCCATCCCGCGGGCCGGGTGGCCAGCAGCGTTCGAACAGTTCGGCGTCCCGAAGGGCCGGACCGGACCGGCCGAAGCGATGTTCGATGCCGTCAACGCGGGCTGGATGGACCTCGGCGTCGCGGGTACGGAGCACGTAGCGGGCACGACGTCCCCTCGCGATGTCTTTGCGGCGGCCCACAAGGCCACTACGGCATGA
- a CDS encoding sulfatase-like hydrolase/transferase: MDRREFIKKTSAVGAAVATANVTAQAADGTQGGDSSNSKPNILFILLDEMRFPRVFPDGITDVRGFLKAYMPKTFDLWRKGVKFSGHYTAASACSPARAALVTGLYTQQNWLLTTILDSPDTRVSIQPVLRREYPTYGKILQSLGYLTPYIGKWHLSIVHKGPRPLSLYGFEGMTYPDPTGSNLQGTIGNPGEGYLSDANIADQATQWLQGRKPGDSPWCLTVGFINPHDKEFFPAGTEFKRFTALFSSNRYNPNGYTQWVDYTKGPPAYDWESNPLRSPPRLDYPATAPNWESGSQLAANKPPMQTFNRTIQEAVWGGVQDTRGTDFEITAYPVNPNYPPPSVTRGIAKAPFHYWKRGLDSYTQIMSIVDAKIGAVVDALPHAVARKTIIILTSDHGDYAGAHGLISGKTGTCYEEAFNVPLIVVDPTGQYNGDLDTVRGALTSSVDILPLLVTIGNGGQRNWLTGDYAQMYGNRHDLLPMLKSSSAPGRPYVVFSSDETVPESLNFNNAAPHIIGVRTDSGKLGTYSHWAPSTTTITGSSDLEYYDYSTEQGRLELDNRYRDPAAQALHDQLISDILPNELQAPLPGYLVAAQNLAHARYLEYVQLINSGGNFELPFKIGDV; this comes from the coding sequence ATGGACAGACGAGAATTTATCAAGAAGACGTCGGCCGTCGGCGCAGCCGTCGCTACGGCCAATGTCACCGCTCAGGCCGCGGATGGCACGCAAGGCGGCGACTCTTCGAACAGCAAGCCTAATATTCTGTTCATCCTGCTCGACGAGATGCGCTTTCCTCGCGTCTTCCCGGACGGCATCACCGATGTGCGCGGCTTTCTCAAAGCCTATATGCCGAAAACATTCGATCTGTGGAGAAAGGGTGTCAAATTCTCGGGCCATTACACGGCGGCTTCGGCATGCAGCCCGGCGCGTGCCGCGCTGGTCACAGGACTCTATACGCAGCAGAACTGGCTGCTAACAACTATTCTGGATTCGCCAGATACGAGGGTATCGATACAACCGGTGCTGCGCCGCGAGTATCCGACCTACGGGAAAATCCTCCAGTCGCTCGGCTATTTGACGCCGTACATCGGCAAATGGCATTTGTCGATCGTGCATAAAGGGCCACGCCCGCTCTCGCTGTATGGTTTCGAGGGCATGACGTATCCCGATCCGACCGGCAGCAACCTGCAAGGCACGATCGGAAATCCGGGAGAAGGCTATCTGAGCGATGCGAATATCGCGGACCAGGCAACGCAATGGTTGCAGGGACGCAAGCCGGGCGATTCACCGTGGTGCCTGACTGTCGGCTTCATCAATCCGCACGACAAGGAGTTCTTTCCCGCAGGCACAGAGTTCAAGCGCTTTACCGCGTTGTTCAGTTCAAATCGGTACAACCCGAACGGCTATACGCAGTGGGTCGATTACACCAAGGGGCCGCCTGCTTACGACTGGGAATCGAACCCGCTGCGCAGTCCGCCCCGGCTCGACTATCCGGCGACTGCGCCCAACTGGGAGTCCGGCTCTCAACTGGCAGCGAACAAGCCGCCGATGCAAACCTTCAACCGCACGATTCAGGAAGCCGTATGGGGCGGTGTCCAGGATACGCGTGGTACCGACTTCGAGATCACGGCTTATCCGGTCAATCCGAACTATCCGCCGCCGTCCGTGACCAGAGGCATCGCCAAGGCGCCTTTCCATTACTGGAAGCGAGGCCTCGATTCGTACACGCAGATCATGTCGATCGTAGATGCGAAGATAGGCGCCGTCGTCGACGCGTTACCGCACGCTGTCGCGAGGAAAACGATCATCATTCTCACGTCGGATCATGGCGACTATGCGGGCGCGCACGGTCTGATCTCGGGGAAGACCGGGACGTGCTACGAAGAAGCGTTCAACGTCCCGCTCATCGTGGTCGATCCGACCGGGCAGTACAACGGCGATCTCGACACCGTGCGCGGCGCGCTGACGTCGTCAGTGGACATTCTTCCGCTGCTCGTCACCATCGGCAACGGAGGTCAACGGAACTGGCTGACCGGGGACTACGCTCAGATGTACGGCAACCGGCACGACCTGCTCCCAATGTTGAAGAGTTCGAGCGCGCCAGGCCGGCCGTATGTCGTCTTCTCGTCGGATGAGACCGTGCCCGAGAGCCTGAACTTCAACAATGCGGCGCCGCACATCATCGGCGTCAGGACCGACAGCGGCAAGCTGGGAACGTACTCGCACTGGGCGCCGTCCACCACGACGATCACCGGTTCGAGCGACCTGGAGTACTACGATTACTCGACTGAGCAGGGAAGGCTGGAACTCGATAACCGCTACCGCGACCCCGCAGCGCAGGCGCTCCATGATCAGTTGATATCGGACATTCTTCCGAACGAGTTGCAAGCGCCTTTGCCGGGCTATCTGGTCGCAGCGCAGAATCTCGCACACGCGCGATACCTCGAGTACGTGCAGTTGATCAACAGCGGCGGCAATTTCGAGCTGCCGTTCAAAATTGGGGATGTGTGA
- a CDS encoding adenylate/guanylate cyclase domain-containing protein, with the protein MGSIAEWLASLGLSEYVQVFAENGIDRSVLPDLTDQDLKDVGVLLGHRRKMLRAIAELGDSAIAISPSAAAPVPGDDADRRQLTVMFCDLAGSTALSTRLDPEDMRQVIGAYYRDCADIVTTAGGFIAKYLGDGVLAYFGYPRAQEDDAERAVRAGLTLVRSIGKLDSGTDESLRVRIGIATGVVVVGDLIGEGAALERSVVGETPNLAARLQTLAEPGTVVISTSTQRLTGGLFDYRDMGLATVKGMGEAVRVWQVLGPSRVESRFEALHGTTLAPIVGRDEEIELLLRRWQRVKNGEGQVVLLSGEPGIGKSRLTTALEERLQFEPHRRLRYFCSRRHEDSAFYPFIAQLERAAALRRDDTAEQRLDKLEAVLALAIDNLGEAAPLVAALLSIPTERRYPILNLTPQKHKEKTLSTIIAQIVGLAMRQPLLILFEDAHWADPSSLEALDQLVDRIATLPVLLIVTFRPEFISPWIGRAEVTLLTLNRLQPRQQAEMIGRITVGKALPKEVTDRIIEHTDGIPLFVEELTKTVLESSVLRKQNGCYVLDGPLPPLAIPMTLHASLMARLDRLATARDVAQIAAVIGRRFSYELISAVASMPRERLNDALDHLVSAELVFQHGAPPDAEYTFKHALVQDAAYSSLLRDRRQQLHARIATELENHFFDVAEQQPEILAEHCAQAGLAEKAARLWLRAGHNTAKRAAHREASALFEKALNAYAALPSSAETVGEIIDTRWELNHSLYPLGELTRDRANLESAKHLAEGLGDEVRLSRVLSRLAFTLGSLGDLVGAVEAGERALTLAERRSDPDAKAWAAMMLARSRYGRGDYERAMGHARQALDLLQEGLDHGLGPHEDYVKFTRVNGRIWLVLCLAELGRFEEAAVFGQEATRMAREMNEPEELIFAGHGVGRMHLIQRNPGVAVEALEPALAMCKSAEFPIYVPRIASCLGAAYAPLGRTDEALVLLEEAVRQAAASHLTFGQSLVLSIFGQVCQLAGRQDEALTHAQDAIDLARASGERGNEAWAWCLLGDLVSDGNATAARTEQARNHYRVALMIAQDLGMRPLQAQCLNGLSRLHKDGRK; encoded by the coding sequence GTGGGAAGCATTGCGGAGTGGTTAGCATCACTCGGCTTGTCCGAGTATGTCCAGGTGTTTGCCGAGAACGGTATCGATCGCTCCGTCCTCCCCGATCTCACGGACCAGGATCTCAAGGATGTTGGCGTGTTGCTTGGGCATCGCCGCAAAATGCTGCGCGCGATTGCCGAACTTGGCGACAGCGCCATTGCCATATCTCCGAGCGCGGCCGCGCCCGTCCCGGGCGATGACGCGGACCGACGCCAGCTCACCGTCATGTTTTGCGATCTCGCCGGTTCGACTGCCCTGTCGACGCGGCTCGATCCGGAAGACATGCGGCAGGTCATCGGCGCCTATTACAGGGATTGCGCAGATATCGTTACTACGGCCGGTGGTTTCATCGCCAAGTACCTGGGCGACGGTGTACTGGCCTATTTCGGTTATCCCCGGGCGCAAGAGGACGACGCGGAACGGGCGGTACGCGCGGGGCTGACCCTGGTGCGATCCATCGGCAAACTCGATTCCGGGACGGACGAAAGTCTGCGAGTGCGGATCGGGATCGCCACCGGCGTAGTGGTAGTCGGTGATCTCATCGGCGAAGGCGCAGCCCTGGAGCGTAGCGTTGTCGGTGAGACGCCTAATCTCGCTGCCCGGCTGCAGACATTGGCCGAGCCCGGAACAGTCGTGATTTCTACGAGCACGCAGCGGCTTACGGGCGGACTGTTTGACTACCGCGACATGGGCCTGGCCACTGTGAAGGGTATGGGCGAAGCAGTGCGGGTTTGGCAAGTGCTCGGCCCCAGCAGGGTCGAAAGCCGGTTCGAGGCGCTGCATGGAACCACACTGGCGCCAATCGTTGGGCGCGACGAGGAGATCGAGCTGTTGCTCCGCCGATGGCAGCGAGTGAAGAACGGCGAGGGGCAGGTTGTGCTGCTTTCGGGCGAGCCGGGGATCGGGAAATCGCGCCTGACCACCGCCCTTGAAGAGCGGCTTCAATTCGAACCGCACAGGCGCTTGCGGTATTTCTGCTCGCGCCGCCATGAAGACAGCGCCTTCTACCCGTTCATCGCCCAGCTCGAGCGGGCGGCGGCTTTGCGGCGCGACGATACTGCTGAACAACGTCTCGACAAACTTGAGGCGGTGCTCGCGTTGGCCATCGACAATCTGGGCGAAGCTGCTCCGCTGGTGGCAGCGTTGTTATCGATCCCGACAGAACGTCGATACCCAATCCTCAACCTCACGCCGCAGAAGCACAAGGAGAAGACGCTTAGCACAATTATTGCGCAGATCGTGGGTCTGGCAATGCGCCAGCCGCTGCTGATATTGTTCGAAGACGCGCATTGGGCCGACCCCAGCTCACTCGAAGCGCTGGACCAGCTCGTCGATCGTATTGCAACCCTTCCTGTCCTGCTGATCGTCACGTTCCGGCCTGAATTCATATCGCCGTGGATCGGCCGCGCAGAGGTGACGCTCCTTACGCTCAATCGTCTGCAGCCTCGGCAACAGGCGGAAATGATCGGGCGGATAACTGTTGGTAAGGCGCTACCGAAAGAGGTTACCGACCGGATCATCGAGCATACGGATGGAATACCGCTATTTGTCGAAGAACTGACCAAGACCGTGCTGGAGAGCAGCGTACTGCGCAAGCAGAACGGGTGTTACGTCCTCGACGGTCCGCTGCCACCACTGGCGATCCCGATGACGCTGCACGCTTCGCTGATGGCGCGTCTCGATCGCCTGGCGACGGCGCGGGATGTAGCGCAAATCGCCGCTGTAATCGGCCGGCGATTTTCTTATGAGCTCATCAGCGCGGTCGCGTCGATGCCCAGGGAGCGCCTGAACGACGCATTGGATCACCTCGTCAGTGCGGAACTGGTTTTCCAGCACGGGGCACCACCGGATGCGGAATACACCTTCAAGCATGCCCTGGTGCAAGACGCCGCGTACAGCTCCCTGCTGCGGGACAGGCGACAGCAACTGCATGCGCGCATCGCAACGGAGCTCGAAAATCATTTTTTTGACGTAGCGGAGCAACAACCGGAAATCCTGGCGGAACACTGCGCCCAGGCCGGATTGGCGGAGAAGGCGGCCCGGCTGTGGCTGCGTGCCGGTCACAATACTGCAAAACGCGCCGCGCATCGCGAGGCGTCGGCCTTGTTCGAGAAAGCGCTGAATGCCTATGCGGCCCTGCCGTCCTCGGCCGAGACAGTTGGTGAAATCATCGACACCCGATGGGAACTTAACCACTCGCTTTATCCGCTCGGAGAATTGACACGGGACCGAGCGAATCTGGAGAGCGCAAAACATCTTGCCGAAGGACTTGGCGACGAAGTACGCCTATCCCGCGTTCTATCAAGGTTGGCTTTCACGCTCGGTTCGTTAGGCGATCTGGTCGGCGCCGTCGAGGCAGGCGAGCGCGCCCTGACGCTGGCGGAGCGGCGAAGCGACCCCGATGCGAAGGCGTGGGCTGCGATGATGCTGGCGAGGTCGCGGTATGGGCGCGGAGACTATGAACGCGCGATGGGACATGCTCGACAGGCGCTAGATCTCCTCCAGGAAGGCCTTGATCACGGCCTCGGACCGCATGAGGATTACGTAAAATTCACGCGCGTCAACGGTCGTATCTGGTTGGTGCTGTGTCTCGCCGAACTCGGCCGGTTTGAAGAGGCCGCCGTCTTCGGACAGGAGGCGACCCGCATGGCCCGAGAGATGAATGAGCCAGAGGAACTGATCTTTGCTGGCCACGGTGTCGGACGGATGCACCTTATTCAACGCAATCCCGGCGTTGCCGTCGAGGCACTTGAGCCAGCACTGGCCATGTGCAAGAGCGCTGAGTTTCCAATCTACGTTCCGCGAATAGCCTCCTGTCTGGGGGCGGCGTATGCCCCACTGGGCCGGACCGATGAAGCACTGGTTCTGCTGGAAGAGGCAGTTCGCCAGGCGGCGGCCAGTCATTTAACGTTCGGACAGTCGCTAGTGCTCTCGATTTTCGGTCAGGTGTGCCAGCTCGCAGGTCGACAAGATGAAGCGCTCACTCATGCACAAGACGCCATTGATCTTGCTCGAGCCTCCGGCGAACGAGGCAACGAAGCCTGGGCCTGGTGCCTGTTGGGCGATCTTGTCTCGGATGGCAACGCTACCGCAGCTCGGACTGAGCAAGCTCGCAATCACTATCGCGTGGCGCTGATGATCGCCCAAGACCTCGGAATGCGTCCGTTGCAGGCACAGTGTCTGAATGGACTTTCCCGGCTCCATAAGGATGGTCGGAAATGA
- a CDS encoding DoxX family protein: protein MSKVSSRQVLPLVLAGFFVVGSLSNIVAPRSIFEEYLKWGYPHWFHFVTGSLELMTAVLLARARTRLWGSVLGCTVMLAALATVAVHGEYGHGVAPLVVATLSIVVGWIAWRKRLAAGSMARA, encoded by the coding sequence ATGTCCAAGGTTTCCTCGCGCCAGGTATTACCTTTGGTTCTCGCCGGTTTTTTCGTCGTGGGATCGCTCAGCAACATCGTCGCCCCGCGATCCATTTTTGAGGAATATCTGAAGTGGGGATATCCGCACTGGTTCCATTTCGTGACTGGTTCGCTGGAACTCATGACCGCCGTTCTGCTGGCGCGAGCACGGACGCGGCTGTGGGGCTCGGTGCTCGGCTGCACTGTGATGTTGGCTGCGCTGGCAACCGTCGCAGTCCACGGCGAATATGGACATGGGGTGGCGCCACTCGTCGTGGCGACACTATCGATTGTTGTCGGTTGGATTGCTTGGCGCAAGCGGCTCGCTGCCGGTTCCATGGCTCGGGCCTAA
- a CDS encoding molybdopterin-containing oxidoreductase family protein, with protein MPREAVTACRICAGNCSLRLTLDDAGRVVAARGDRDNPLTRGYACIKGAYLHEAHNSAERLLHPLKRQRDGSFVQMPLDVMLAEIAAQLQTLIERHGADAVAAFRGTMNYSNLAANHMLPAFLAALGSNSFFSTMTIDQSAKWVAFERLGGWAAGKDPYALADALLFVGTNPLVSLSTFNFALQNPVKQLHEAKERGLKLVVIDPRETETARHADVFLQVLPGEDPTVLAGLLRIILCRGWHDAEFCARYVKDLRRLARAVEPFTPEYVAQRAGVSVEGLEAAAAAFAEPVREAGGLRRKRGSAASGTGPNMAPHSNLAEHLVECLNVVCGRFARAGDPVPNPGVLAPRYQRRAEVIAPRRSWESGWKSRVGGYGMLFGQKMSGTLAQEITTPGAGQIRALLVDGGNPVNAVPDQRRIADALRQLELLVCIEPFMTNTARLAHYVIPPKLMFERADLHSRDYESYIMFQPYAQYSAAVATPPEGSEVVDDWFVFWDLARRLGKPILFDDVPLDMRAAPSTDELLAILVRHGSISFDELKLYPQGKVYEIEPMIVQPGEPGNTARFDVMPDDVERELADVLNEAGEPPGFTHRLAVRRVRDVQNTMYHHLPAIRRRMPFNPAFVHPDDLAAQGLTEGQCVAIVSPHGRIRAIVKADPALRRGVVSIPHGWGPMPDEEPQTYAGANPNQLLSTSVDLDPINAMPVMSAMPVRIEAID; from the coding sequence GTGCCACGCGAAGCCGTCACCGCCTGCCGCATCTGCGCCGGCAACTGTTCACTGCGCTTGACCCTGGACGACGCCGGACGCGTCGTTGCTGCGCGCGGCGACCGCGACAATCCGCTCACGCGCGGCTACGCCTGCATCAAGGGCGCGTATCTGCATGAGGCGCATAACAGCGCGGAGCGGCTCTTGCACCCGCTGAAACGGCAACGCGATGGCAGTTTCGTGCAGATGCCGCTTGACGTGATGTTGGCCGAGATCGCGGCGCAACTCCAGACCCTGATCGAGCGCCACGGCGCCGATGCGGTCGCAGCCTTTCGCGGCACCATGAACTACTCTAACCTCGCCGCCAATCATATGTTGCCCGCCTTCCTCGCGGCGCTGGGTTCGAATTCGTTTTTTTCTACAATGACCATCGACCAGTCGGCCAAATGGGTGGCATTTGAGCGACTGGGCGGCTGGGCTGCCGGCAAAGATCCGTATGCGCTCGCCGACGCGCTATTGTTCGTCGGCACCAATCCGCTGGTGTCGCTATCCACGTTCAACTTTGCATTGCAGAATCCGGTCAAGCAGCTCCACGAAGCGAAGGAGCGCGGCCTGAAGCTGGTGGTGATCGATCCACGAGAGACAGAGACCGCCCGCCATGCCGATGTCTTCCTGCAGGTGCTGCCGGGCGAGGACCCGACCGTCCTGGCGGGCCTGCTGCGCATCATTCTGTGCCGCGGCTGGCACGATGCTGAATTCTGCGCGCGCTACGTCAAGGACCTGCGACGACTGGCGCGCGCGGTCGAGCCGTTCACGCCCGAATACGTCGCCCAGCGCGCCGGCGTAAGCGTCGAAGGGCTCGAAGCCGCCGCTGCGGCCTTCGCGGAACCCGTCCGGGAGGCCGGCGGCCTGCGCCGCAAGCGCGGCTCGGCCGCGTCGGGAACCGGGCCTAACATGGCGCCGCACTCCAATCTGGCTGAGCATCTGGTCGAATGCCTCAACGTCGTGTGTGGCCGCTTCGCTCGCGCCGGCGACCCTGTACCGAATCCCGGCGTGCTCGCCCCACGCTATCAGCGCCGCGCCGAAGTGATTGCGCCACGCCGTTCCTGGGAATCCGGTTGGAAGAGCCGTGTCGGCGGCTATGGCATGCTGTTCGGCCAGAAGATGAGCGGCACGCTGGCCCAGGAAATCACTACGCCTGGCGCCGGCCAGATCCGCGCGCTGTTGGTCGACGGCGGCAATCCAGTTAATGCCGTGCCCGACCAGCGCCGCATCGCCGATGCGCTGCGCCAACTGGAACTGCTGGTATGCATCGAGCCATTCATGACTAACACCGCGCGGCTCGCGCACTATGTGATTCCACCGAAGCTGATGTTCGAGCGCGCCGACCTGCATTCGCGCGACTACGAGTCCTACATCATGTTCCAGCCTTACGCACAATACTCGGCCGCCGTGGCGACGCCGCCGGAGGGATCCGAAGTCGTGGACGACTGGTTCGTATTCTGGGATCTGGCGCGGCGCCTGGGCAAGCCCATCCTATTCGACGACGTTCCGCTCGATATGCGCGCAGCGCCGAGCACCGACGAGTTGCTTGCGATTCTGGTTCGCCACGGCTCGATCTCCTTTGACGAACTGAAGCTGTACCCACAAGGGAAAGTCTACGAAATCGAACCGATGATCGTGCAGCCCGGCGAGCCCGGGAACACCGCGCGCTTCGACGTGATGCCCGACGACGTCGAGCGCGAACTGGCGGACGTACTGAACGAAGCGGGCGAGCCGCCGGGGTTCACGCATCGCCTGGCGGTGCGGCGCGTGCGCGACGTGCAGAACACCATGTACCACCACCTGCCTGCGATCCGCCGACGCATGCCGTTCAATCCGGCCTTTGTGCATCCCGATGACCTGGCTGCTCAAGGACTCACCGAAGGCCAGTGCGTGGCCATTGTTTCGCCGCATGGCCGCATTCGAGCTATCGTCAAAGCGGACCCCGCACTGCGCCGAGGCGTCGTGTCCATTCCGCACGGCTGGGGACCGATGCCCGATGAGGAGCCCCAGACTTACGCCGGCGCCAATCCAAACCAGTTGCTCAGCACTTCAGTTGACCTCGATCCGATCAACGCCATGCCGGTAATGAGCGCGATGCCGGTACGCATCGAAGCTATAGACTGA
- a CDS encoding ABC transporter substrate-binding protein, which yields MSRLILRRKHVLVVFTLSNIAAGLAFAGIAVAAHADTVRITVSHYSDATGPYFNKMAQEFEKAYPGTTIKVEEVNWDTLQQKLQTDIMGGANSDLAIVGTRWLLDLVKDDVAEPLDGYMDVSFKHRFIGQILAPGEIKGKVYGLPIAASTRALYYNKDLLAKAGYPNGPKTWNDVIDASKKLKTMGIAGFGLQGKEIETDVYFYYALWSYGGDVIGKDGKAAFNSQAGVKAATLYKTMIDEGLTEAGVTGYSREGVQNLFKQGRVAMVISLPLLSKQIAKDAPDLKYGIDPIPSGTTQATYAVTDSIMMFKNSRVKKSAWKFLDFLFTKGPRVEFSKKEGFLPTTEAEASDPALNGPDTRAFIALLPNARFAPAVTGWEDTGKAVSNAMQSVYLGKAQPAAALNAAAEKANQSLGK from the coding sequence ATGAGCAGGCTGATTCTCCGGCGCAAGCATGTACTTGTGGTTTTCACGCTGAGCAACATTGCCGCAGGGCTTGCGTTTGCAGGTATTGCAGTAGCGGCACACGCCGACACGGTCCGGATCACCGTCTCGCACTACAGTGACGCGACTGGCCCATACTTCAACAAGATGGCTCAGGAGTTCGAAAAAGCTTACCCCGGTACGACAATCAAGGTCGAAGAAGTAAACTGGGACACGCTGCAACAGAAGCTCCAGACGGACATCATGGGTGGCGCGAACTCGGACCTGGCGATTGTCGGTACTCGCTGGTTGCTGGACCTCGTTAAGGACGACGTCGCCGAGCCCCTTGATGGCTACATGGACGTGAGCTTCAAGCACCGCTTCATTGGCCAGATACTGGCGCCGGGTGAAATCAAAGGGAAGGTGTATGGCTTGCCGATCGCTGCTTCGACACGCGCGCTGTACTACAACAAGGACCTGCTTGCGAAAGCTGGTTATCCGAATGGTCCGAAGACGTGGAACGACGTGATCGATGCGTCGAAGAAGCTGAAAACGATGGGAATCGCGGGCTTTGGTCTTCAAGGCAAAGAAATCGAGACAGATGTCTACTTCTACTATGCACTCTGGAGCTACGGCGGAGACGTGATCGGCAAGGACGGCAAGGCTGCTTTCAATTCGCAGGCTGGCGTGAAAGCCGCAACGCTGTACAAAACGATGATCGACGAAGGTCTGACCGAAGCGGGGGTCACCGGGTATAGCCGTGAAGGCGTACAGAACCTGTTCAAGCAGGGGCGTGTGGCGATGGTTATCTCTTTGCCCTTACTGTCGAAGCAGATCGCGAAGGACGCACCGGACCTGAAGTACGGTATCGATCCCATTCCGAGCGGAACGACGCAGGCCACCTATGCGGTGACCGATTCAATCATGATGTTCAAGAACTCCAGGGTCAAAAAGAGCGCCTGGAAGTTTCTCGACTTCCTCTTCACAAAGGGCCCGCGCGTCGAATTCTCGAAGAAGGAAGGCTTCCTGCCCACGACGGAGGCTGAAGCTAGCGATCCGGCGCTCAATGGCCCGGACACCCGAGCGTTCATCGCGTTGTTGCCGAACGCGCGCTTCGCACCGGCTGTCACTGGCTGGGAAGACACCGGGAAGGCCGTGTCGAATGCGATGCAATCCGTCTACCTGGGAAAAGCTCAACCCGCCGCGGCGCTGAACGCGGCAGCCGAAAAGGCCAATCAGTCGCTAGGTAAGTAA